A region of the Flavobacteriaceae bacterium MAR_2010_188 genome:
GTGTTCTCATAGCGCTTGCCTTTCTTTTGCTGAGGATATGGTGTACAACCAATATAAACATGTGCCTCAGAAAGGACATAGCCACTATCCATTACATACTGAACAGAGATTGTTCCCTCCTCACTGTTATAGCTTACTATTGCCTCTCCAGCTTTTGTACCTTTAGAAAGGTCACATTGCGCTGCTCCAGCATAAAGATCAAAAACTATATCTCCACTTGCAAAGTCTTCTTCACAAATCTGTGTGGTCCATCCCCAACGGCTAAAGCCGTCTTCAAGGAAACAAGTAACATCGTCATTTTCTCCTCCTTCGCCAAAATCACCAGGATTTTTTGGATAGGCAAATACTGTTTCACACTCACCGATACAATCAATGGGTGTTGTAATGATACTCGCACTACTGCTACATTCGGTATCTGGATAAGTATATGTAAATGTTATTTCATATCCTATACCAGCATCTTCAGGAGCGGGACTGAATGTGGCAGTACCATCACCATTATCGGTAAATAAACCGGAAGGCGCAGGAGAAATCACAAATGTCCCAGATGTGGCATCAGCCCCATCTACCATCGCAGTATAGTTCGCTATTTCTGATGATTCCTCACATAGTGTGGTTGGTCCATCTATTGAAACTTCTGGAAGCGGATTAACCGTTAATTCTGCAATACTTGAGCATTCAGTAGGTTCACCTTCATCTAAGGTTACAGTAATAAGAACCTTTCCTTGGGAGACTCCAGTAGCAATTCCATTAGCATCTATAGTTGCGATAGCATCATCTGAAGATTCATAGGTCGCATTACCTTCAATACCGAAATCGACGGTTTCTCCTACACATACTTCTTTCTCTTCAACGACCGGTGTTTCATTTATTCCTACAATTTCATTGCAAGTGGAAGAACAATAAAGTCCATTCCCATAATCTACAGTGATTGTTAACTGTAAGTTGAAGCTTGTATCGCCGATATTTGGTCTTACATCAATTGAAGTTCCATCAGCATCACCTTCAATTACTGCTCCTCCTCCAACAATTTCCCATAGGTAACTATAATTGTCTTCATCATCTCCTAAGTAAGCATATGTACGTACTTGGTTCTCACAAGCATTTAATTGGTCACTTGCTTCTTCTCCTTCAAAACCGATATCACATACTGGTTTGTCGTAGATAGTGATTGTCTGAGTGCATGTGATATCGTTTCCACAATTATCTGTAATTGAATAAGTACGAGTTATTGTCTCTGGAGATAATCCATCGGATACCTGTCCAAGGTATGCAAAACTGGTTTGATCAATTCCACAATTATCACTTGCAGAGCCGCCAGCTGTAACAAAGTCATCGTAATTCTCAATAGGATCTGGAATTGTTTCTCCCTCACATAACCTTAATGGATCTGGGCATGTAAGTTCAGGGTCGGTCTCATCGAACTCTCTCGCCACTCGAGTGGTCTCGGTGTCGTCGTTGCCGCAGTCGTCGGTTACAGTAAATGTATATAGCCTGTACTGGATGCAGCCGTCCTCGCTCTGCCCGTCGTCCACTCCGCCATCGGACTGGATGCCTAAGCCCCCAGCTGAACAGTTGTCGCTCCAATCGGTGGTCAAGAACGCTGGCCAATCATCGTTGCAGTTGGCCAACTGGTAGTCGTCAACGTCATCGATCTCCGGATCGGTCATGTCGTACTCACGGGACACTCGAGTGGTCTCGGTGTCGTCGTTGCCGCAGTCGTCGGTTACAGTAAATGTATATAGCCTGTACTGGATGCAGCCGTCCTCGCTCTGCCCGTCGTCCACTCCGCCATCGGACTGGATGCCTAAGCCCCCAGCTGAACAGTTGTCGCTCCAATCGGTGGTCAAGAACGCTGGCCAATCATCGTTGCAGTTCGCCAACTGGTAGTCGTCAACGTCATCGATCTCCGGATCGGTCATGTCGTACTCACGGGACACTCGAGTGGTCTCGGTGTCGTCGTTGCCGCAGTCGTCGGTTACAGTAAATGTATATAGCCTGTACTGGATGCAGCCGTCCTCGCTCTGCCCGTCGTCCACTCCGCCATCGGACTGGATGCCTAAGCCCCCAGCTGAACAGTTGTCGCTCCAATCGGTGGTCAAGAACGCTGGCCAATCATCGTTGCAGTTCGCCAACTGGTAGTCGTCAACGTCATCGATCTCCGGATCGGTCATGTCGTACTCACGGGACACTCGAGTGGTCTCGGTGTCGTCGTTGCCGCAGTCGTCGGTTACAGTAAATGTATATAGCCTGTACTGGATGCAGCCGTCCTCGCTCTGCCCGTCGTCCACTCCGCCATCGGACTGGATGCCTAAGCCCCCAGCTGAACAGTTGTCGCTCCAATCGGTGGTCAAGAACGCTGGCCAATCATCGTTGCAGTTCGCAAACTGGTAGTCGTCAACGTCATCGATCTCCGGATCGGTCATGTCGTACTCACGGGACACTCGAGTGGTCTCGGTGTCGTCGTTGCCGCAGTCGTCGGTTACAGTAAATGTATATAGCCTGTACTGGATGCAGCCGTCCTCGCTCTGCCCGTCGTCCACTCCGCCATCGGACTGGATGCCTAAGCCCCCAGCTGAACAGTTGTCGCTCCAATCGGTGGTCAAGAACGCTGGCCAATCATCGTTGCAGTTGGCCAACTGGTAGTCGTCAACGTCATCGATCTCCGGATCGGTCATGTCGTACTCACGGGACACTCGAGTGGTCTCGGTGTCGTCGTTGCCGCAGTCGTCGGTTACAGTAAATGTATATAGCCTGTACTGGATGCAGCCGTCCTCGCTCTGCCCGTCGTCCACTCCGCCATCGGACTGGATGCCTAAGCCCCCAGCTGAACAGTTGTCGCTCCAATCGGTGGTCAAGAACGCTGGCCAATCATCGTTGCAGTTCGCCAACTGGTAGTCGTCAACGTCATCGATCTCCGGATCGGTCATGTCGTACTCACGGGACACTCGAGTGGTCTCGGTGTCGTCGTTGCCGCAGTCGTCGGTTACAGTAAATGTGTACAGCCTGTACTGGATGCAGCCGTCCTCGCTCTGCCCGTCGTCCACTCCGCCATCGGACTGGATGCCTAAGCCCCCAGCTGAACAGTTGTCGCTCCAATCGGTGGTCAAGAACGCTGGCCAATCATCGTTGCAGTTCGCCAACTGGTAGTCGTCAACGTCATCGATCTCCGGATCGGTCATGTCGTACTCACGGGACACTCGAGTGGTCTCGGTGTCGTCGTTGCCGCAGTCGTCGGTTACAGTAAATGTATATAGCCTGTACTGGATGCAGCCGTCCTCGCTCTGCCCGTCGTCCACTCCGCCATCGGACTGGATGCCTAAGCCCCCAGCTGAACAGTTGTCGCTCCAATCGGTGGTCAAGAACGCTGGCCAATCATCGTTGCAGTTCGCCAACTGGTAGTCGTCAACGTCATCGATCTCCGGATCGGTCATGTCGTACTCACGGGACACTCGAGTGGTCTCGGTGTCGTCGTTGCCGCAGTCGTCGGTTACAGTAAATGT
Encoded here:
- a CDS encoding Ig-like domain (group 2): MLNKFTHRTGGLTCCPSFKLLLYCCLFMAAFFMTSGEVYAQCQDSPNECRPETDEIFGTVNGPDQCLAKRYCSNSGAVESGLINCTNAADTDGCGINASVTSPFANADEQTQALFAGATCETYDNVQWIVFVTPPTIVGTKIQAVGASDSFFLFYAGSFTIDPGADDDVSDGQYTSVVAAVNNRPRCDNFNAGDLVFCTDKNQYEEFDASSNPDFNNSSDAYNVYYAALFYDEPTNGSLNFKIKECEVKDCPAFATTCPSDVNLDSCLSEAQVDTAFGNFLNGFSTGGGQNSSTEWFINDVSQGNTKPTVASLPSDFQCGGSITIRYLLTDDCNIDYECERMFSVTTDMTDPEIADIADYTLEGCNTDWPTALSTTWSDNCASGGDLDSDGGVDQADSEDGCTQYRLYTFTVTDDCGNDDTETTLVSRDYDMTDPEIVAVANYELEGCNTPWPANLTTDWTDNCSAGGQDIVSDGGVDQADSEDGCTQYRLYTFTVTDDCGNDDTETTLVSRDYDMTDPEIADIADYTLEGCNDDWPAFLTTDWSDNCSAGGLGIQSDGGVDDGQSEDGCIQYRLYTFTVTDDCGNDDTETTRVSREYDMTDPEIDDVDDYQLANCNDDWPAFLTTDWSDNCSAGGLGIQSDGGVDDGQSEDGCIQYRLYTFTVTDDCGNDDTETTRVSREYDMTDPEIDDVDDYQLANCNDDWPAFLTTDWSDNCSAGGLGIQSDGGVDDGQSEDGCIQYRLYTFTVTDDCGNDDTETTRVSREYDMTDPEIDDVDDYQLANCNDDWPAFLTTDWSDNCSAGGLGIQSDGGVDDGQSEDGCIQYRLYTFTVTDDCGNDDTETTRVSREYDMTDPEIDDVDDYQLANCNDDWPAFLTTDWSDNCSAGGLGIQSDGGVDDGQSEDGCIQYRLYTFTVTDDCGNDDTETTRVSREYDMTDPEIDDVDDYQLANCNDDWPAFLTTDWSDNCSAGGLGIQSDGGVDDGQSEDGCIQYRLYTFTVTDDCGNDDTETTRVSREYDMTDPEIDDVDDYQLANCNDDWPAFLTTDWSDNCSAGGLGIQSDGGVDDGQSEDGCIQYRLYTFTVTDDCGNDDTETTRVSREYDMTDPEIDDVDDYQFANCNDDWPAFLTTDWSDNCSAGGLGIQSDGGVDDGQSEDGCIQYRLYTFTVTDDCGNDDTETTRVSREYDMTDPEIDDVDDYQLANCNDDWPAFLTTDWSDNCSAGGLGIQSDGGVDDGQSEDGCIQYRLYTFTVTDDCGNDDTETTRVSREYDMTDPEIDDVDDYQLANCNDDWPAFLTTDWSDNCSAGGLGIQSDGGVDDGQSEDGCIQYRLYTFTVTDDCGNDDTETTRVSREYDMTDPEIDDVDDYQLANCNDDWPAFLTTDWSDNCSAGGLGIQSDGGVDDGQSEDGCIQYRLYTFTVTDDCGNDDTETTRVAREFDETDPELTCPDPLRLCEGETIPDPIENYDDFVTAGGSASDNCGIDQTSFAYLGQVSDGLSPETITRTYSITDNCGNDITCTQTITIYDKPVCDIGFEGEEASDQLNACENQVRTYAYLGDDEDNYSYLWEIVGGGAVIEGDADGTSIDVRPNIGDTSFNLQLTITVDYGNGLYCSSTCNEIVGINETPVVEEKEVCVGETVDFGIEGNATYESSDDAIATIDANGIATGVSQGKVLITVTLDEGEPTECSSIAELTVNPLPEVSIDGPTTLCEESSEIANYTAMVDGADATSGTFVISPAPSGLFTDNGDGTATFSPAPEDAGIGYEITFTYTYPDTECSSSASIITTPIDCIGECETVFAYPKNPGDFGEGGENDDVTCFLEDGFSRWGWTTQICEEDFASGDIVFDLYAGAAQCDLSKGTKAGEAIVSYNSEEGTISVQYVMDSGYVLSEAHVYIGCTPYPQQKKGKRYENTVAPGQYPFNPSLGGYVQDYTVGPINVDFDAEGCVYIIIHGVSCEVNCEDCDITDILSESNGGGSVTGTVDCTPTDTVTTVQGKTSSMRVSPNPFVKDVKVNYSFDYNTKVKIDVVDIKGVVVKSYHNIQYKKGSVGSKEINLSNALDRMLFVRVTSEKETMVKKVVSLNNK